The following coding sequences lie in one Zingiber officinale cultivar Zhangliang chromosome 2B, Zo_v1.1, whole genome shotgun sequence genomic window:
- the LOC122047015 gene encoding LEC14B homolog, whose translation MRGFRLSHSRDTANLVADDGSFRIDDDICQLTRLQTEPFISNRKSIRNHWKVPVSTTSMLLAREANHFGRGRFSLADRSHVLGRYLPMDSPSHTERMYSEAYTSQFSIDGSLFIVGLKGSLIKIYNVEKGWKVQKDINARSLRWTITDTALSPDQRQLVYSSLTPIVHLVNVWSATTDSQANITEIHEALDFSGGDGEIFNTYSIKFSTDGRELVAGSSTNSIYVYDLEANKLSWRLRAHSDDVNTVSFADRTGQILFSGSDDNLCKVWDRRCFAATEKPAGVLEGHLEGITFIDSRGDGHYLISNGKDQTTKLWDIRKMSSTTKLSTRKTGFDYRWMEYPEQDRKLKHPYDQSVATYRGHSVLGTLIRCYFSPAHSTGQRYIYTGSFDNHVYIYDVVNGQTVARLEWHSEIIRDCSWHPYFPMLMSSSLDCFIARWEFPGNSPSPQLAKKRHRRRHAA comes from the exons ATGAGGGGGTTCAGGCTGAGTCATAGTAGAGATACTGCCAATTTAGTTGCTGATGATGGAAGTTTTAGGATTGATGATGATATATGTCAACTCACCAGGCTCCAAACAGAGCCCTTCATCAGTAACCGAAAGTCTATAAGGAACCACTGGAAAGTTCCTGTCTCCACTACTTCAATGTTATTGGCAAGAGAAGCTAATCACTTTGGCAGAGGAAGGTTCTCTTTAGCCGATCGTTCACATGTTCTTGGTCGGTACCTTCCTATGGACTCACCCAGTCACACAGAAAGGATGTACAGTGAAGCATACACATCGCAATTCTCTATTGATGGTTCACTTTTCATTGTTGGCCTTAAG ggaagcCTTATCAAGATATACAATGTTGAAAAAGGATGGAAAGTACAGAAAGACATCAATGCTCGGAGTCTGCGGTGGACAATCACTGATACAGCTCTCTCACCTGACCAACGGCAACTT GTCTATTCCAGTCTGACACCAATTGTTCATTTGGTCAATGTGTGGTCGGCTACAACAGACTCACAAGCAAATATTACA GAGATTCATGAAGCTTTGGACTTTTCTGGTGGTGATGGAGAAATCTTCAATACATAttcaataaaattttcaactgaTGGCCGAGAGCTTGTTGCTGGAAGCAGCACCAACTCGATCTATGTATATGATCTGGAAGCAAACAAGTTATCATGGCGCCTTCGAGCTCATTCG GATGATGTGAATACAGTCTCATTTGCTGATAGGACAGGCCAGATCCTATTCTCTGGTAGTGATGATAATCTCTGCAAG GTTTGGGACAGACGATGTTTTGCAGCAACAGAAAAACCAGCAGGTGTCCTAGAAGGTCATCTAGAAggcattacatttattgatagcCGTGGGGATGGTCATTACCTAATATCAAATGGTAAAGATCAAACTACAAAACTTTGGGACATCCGGAAAATGTCATCCACTACGAAGTT ATCAACTCGGAAAACTGGTTTCGATTATAGATGGATGGAATACCCAGAGCAAGATAGGAAATTGAAGCACCCATATGATCAGTCTGTGGCTACATATAGAGGGCATTCAGTCCTTGGCACTCTAATTCGATGTTACTTCTCCCCTGCCCACAG CACTGGTCAGAGGTACATCTATACCGGATCTTTTGACAAtcatgtttacatttatgatgtG GTGAATGGACAAACTGTGGCAAGACTTGAATGGCACTCTGAGATCATAAGAGATTGTAGCTGGCACCCCTACTTCCCTATGCTCATGAGTTCTTCCTTGGACTGTTTTATCGCCAGGTGGGAGTTCCCTGGCAATTCCCCATCTCCGCAGTTGGCCAAGAAGAGACACCGGAGGAGACATGCTGCTTGA